Proteins encoded together in one Microbacterium sp. ABRD28 window:
- a CDS encoding NUDIX domain-containing protein, with amino-acid sequence MPASDYIQSLRSRIGHDLLLLPGVTAVIRDGERMLLVRHAHSGTWSLVGGAVEPGEEPLEAVMREVREELDAEIDVTGIVGVYGGEPLMVTYPNGDRVGYVTTAYECVLRTPPTPDGVELVEIGWFARRDIASLDRRGWIDRVLADVRG; translated from the coding sequence GTGCCGGCATCCGACTACATCCAGTCCCTCCGCTCCCGGATCGGTCACGATCTTCTGCTCCTGCCGGGCGTCACCGCCGTCATCCGAGATGGCGAACGGATGCTGCTGGTCCGGCACGCCCACTCGGGAACCTGGAGCCTCGTCGGCGGGGCCGTCGAACCCGGTGAGGAGCCTCTCGAGGCCGTCATGAGGGAGGTGCGCGAAGAGCTCGACGCCGAGATCGACGTGACGGGCATCGTCGGCGTGTACGGCGGTGAGCCGCTGATGGTCACCTACCCCAACGGCGACCGGGTGGGGTATGTGACGACCGCCTACGAGTGCGTGCTGCGGACGCCGCCGACCCCGGACGGCGTCGAGCTGGTCGAGATCGGATGGTTCGCGCGACGCGACATCGCTTCCCTCGACCGCCGCGGCTGGATCGACCGGGTG